A window of the Actinomycetota bacterium genome harbors these coding sequences:
- a CDS encoding AMP-binding protein, translating into MRDLPPNMTDYLATRASFRLEVPERYNYARDVVDAWAVREPGKLALLAVGPDGGDPRRFSFADLARSSDRAARFLAGQGVTKGDRVFVMLPRVPDWYDVVLGCIKLGAVPMPATTLLTPRDIAYRLNSAEASVVVVDAEGIAKVDQVAADCPSLRTRVYLAGGGYGGIPDEASDQAGGWVSWADGLAAAGDGPPEAEPTRSDDPMLLYFTSGTVAYPKMVLHTQASAGIGHQITARFWQDLKPDDLHWTVSDFGWAKAAWGKLFGQWALGAANFLWDVRGKPDFDLMLRLIGEHGVTTFCAPPTVYRALVLLDLAGYDWSRLRHCVSAGEPLNPEVIKVWQAATGLTIYDGYGQTETVNLLANFRCLEVRPGSMGKPTPGFDVVVIDDDARILGPGQEGHVAVRVRPERPVGLFTGYWRDPEATAAAFRGDFYDTGDRAYVDEDGYFWFVGRADDVITSAAYRIGPFEVESALVEHPAVAEAAVVGKPDPLRGQIVKAYIVLVPGRESSEALVAELQEHCRAVTAPYKYPREIEFTADLPKTISGKIRRVELRERERHRGG; encoded by the coding sequence ATGCGCGATCTGCCGCCGAACATGACCGACTACCTGGCGACCCGGGCGTCGTTCCGGCTGGAGGTCCCGGAGCGCTACAACTACGCCCGTGACGTGGTCGACGCCTGGGCGGTGCGGGAGCCCGGCAAGCTGGCGCTCCTGGCGGTCGGCCCCGACGGGGGCGATCCCCGCCGCTTCAGCTTCGCCGACCTCGCCCGCTCCTCCGACCGGGCGGCCCGGTTCCTGGCCGGCCAGGGGGTCACCAAAGGCGACCGGGTGTTCGTGATGCTGCCCCGCGTGCCCGACTGGTACGACGTGGTCCTGGGCTGCATCAAGCTGGGCGCCGTGCCGATGCCGGCCACCACCCTGCTCACCCCGCGCGACATCGCCTACCGGCTCAACAGCGCCGAGGCCAGCGTGGTCGTGGTCGACGCCGAGGGCATCGCCAAGGTCGACCAGGTCGCCGCCGACTGCCCCAGCCTCCGGACCCGGGTCTATCTGGCCGGCGGAGGCTACGGCGGCATCCCCGACGAGGCATCCGACCAGGCCGGCGGCTGGGTCTCGTGGGCCGACGGGCTGGCCGCCGCCGGCGACGGCCCCCCGGAGGCGGAGCCGACCAGGTCCGACGACCCGATGCTGCTCTACTTCACCTCGGGCACGGTCGCCTACCCCAAGATGGTGCTGCACACCCAGGCCTCGGCCGGCATCGGCCACCAGATCACCGCCCGCTTCTGGCAGGACCTCAAGCCCGACGACCTGCACTGGACGGTCAGCGACTTCGGCTGGGCCAAGGCGGCCTGGGGCAAGCTGTTCGGCCAGTGGGCGCTCGGCGCGGCCAACTTCCTCTGGGATGTGCGCGGCAAGCCCGACTTCGACCTGATGCTGCGGCTGATCGGCGAGCACGGGGTCACCACCTTCTGCGCCCCGCCGACCGTCTACCGCGCGCTGGTCCTGCTCGACCTGGCCGGCTACGACTGGTCGCGGCTGCGCCATTGTGTCTCGGCCGGTGAGCCGCTCAACCCCGAGGTGATCAAGGTCTGGCAGGCGGCCACCGGGCTAACGATCTACGACGGCTACGGCCAGACCGAGACCGTCAACCTGCTGGCCAACTTCCGCTGCCTGGAGGTGCGCCCCGGCTCGATGGGCAAGCCGACGCCCGGCTTCGACGTGGTCGTGATCGACGACGACGCCCGAATCCTCGGCCCCGGCCAGGAAGGCCACGTCGCCGTCCGCGTCCGGCCGGAGCGCCCGGTGGGGCTGTTCACCGGCTACTGGCGCGACCCGGAGGCGACCGCGGCCGCGTTCCGGGGCGACTTCTACGACACCGGTGACCGTGCCTACGTGGACGAGGACGGCTACTTCTGGTTCGTCGGCCGCGCCGACGACGTGATCACCTCGGCCGCCTACCGCATCGGCCCCTTCGAGGTGGAGTCGGCCCTGGTCGAGCACCCGGCGGTGGCCGAGGCGGCGGTGGTCGGCAAGCCCGATCCGCTGCGCGGCCAGATCGTCAAGGCCTACATCGTCCTCGTCCCCGGCCGCGAGAGCTCCGAGGCCCTGGTCGCCGAGCTCCAGGAGCACTGCCGGGCCGTCACCGCCCCCTACAAGTACCCGCGCGAGATCGAGTTCACCGCCGACCTGCCCAAGACCATCTCCGGCAAGATCCGCCGCGTCGAACTCCGCGAGCGGGAACGGCACCGCGGCGGCTGA
- a CDS encoding amidase, whose product MAVQRPAPEDLTAIARQFHFGIAPERLPSFEALVEGFLAPYDRLDELQEPKRQPRYPRDGGTEPRPEENPLGAWAWRVRIEGADGGPLAGRTVAIKDNVAVAGVPMRNGTTLLDGYVPDEDATVVERVLDAGGTILGKAVCESLCFSGGSHTADSGPVRNPYDPTRSTGGSSTGSAALVAAGEVDLAIGGDQGGSVRIPSCWSGIYGLKPTWGLVPYTGAFPIEASLDHLGPMAATTRDVALLLSVLAGPDGLDPRQHAGLRPADYLGALTGDVAGLRLALVREGFGIAGLSEADVDEAVREAARAFERLGAKVEEVSIPWHRDAMAVWNAIAVEGATAIMVAGESMARGAKGHYATGLVDTFGEGRRAKGDRLSETVKLTVLAGQWMAETHRGRYYAKAQNLARTATAAYDQVLAGHDLLVMPTLPLKATELPEPDCPVEVYVARALEMIPNTAPFDVTGHPAMNVPCAISAGLPVGMMLVGRHADEATILRAADAFERQVFRPDRPARPRLTRRG is encoded by the coding sequence ATGGCCGTTCAGCGTCCCGCACCCGAGGACCTCACCGCGATCGCCCGCCAGTTCCACTTCGGCATCGCCCCCGAGCGCCTGCCATCGTTCGAGGCCCTGGTCGAGGGGTTCCTGGCTCCCTACGACCGGCTCGACGAGCTCCAGGAGCCCAAGCGGCAGCCGCGCTACCCCCGCGACGGCGGGACCGAGCCCCGGCCCGAGGAGAATCCGCTGGGGGCCTGGGCCTGGCGGGTCCGGATCGAGGGCGCCGACGGCGGCCCGCTGGCCGGCCGGACCGTCGCCATCAAGGACAACGTCGCCGTCGCCGGCGTGCCCATGCGCAACGGCACGACGCTGCTGGACGGCTACGTGCCCGACGAGGACGCCACCGTGGTCGAGCGGGTCCTGGACGCCGGCGGCACCATCCTCGGCAAGGCCGTCTGCGAGAGCCTGTGCTTCTCGGGCGGCAGCCACACCGCCGACAGCGGCCCGGTCCGCAACCCCTACGACCCGACCCGCTCCACCGGCGGCTCCTCGACCGGCTCGGCCGCGCTGGTCGCCGCCGGCGAGGTCGACCTGGCCATCGGTGGCGACCAGGGCGGCTCGGTGCGGATCCCGAGCTGCTGGTCGGGCATCTACGGGCTGAAGCCGACCTGGGGGCTGGTCCCGTACACCGGCGCGTTCCCGATCGAGGCCTCCCTCGACCACCTCGGCCCGATGGCCGCCACCACCAGGGACGTGGCCCTGCTGCTGTCGGTCCTGGCCGGCCCCGATGGCCTGGACCCGCGCCAGCACGCCGGGCTGCGGCCCGCCGACTACCTGGGCGCGCTCACCGGCGACGTCGCCGGGCTGCGCCTGGCCCTGGTCAGAGAGGGGTTCGGGATCGCCGGGCTGTCCGAGGCCGACGTCGATGAGGCGGTCCGGGAGGCCGCCCGCGCCTTCGAGCGGCTCGGCGCCAAGGTCGAGGAGGTCTCGATCCCCTGGCACCGGGACGCCATGGCGGTGTGGAACGCGATCGCGGTCGAGGGAGCCACGGCGATCATGGTCGCCGGCGAGAGCATGGCCCGCGGAGCCAAGGGCCACTACGCGACCGGCCTGGTCGACACCTTCGGCGAGGGCCGCCGGGCCAAGGGCGACCGGCTGTCGGAGACGGTCAAGCTGACGGTGCTGGCCGGGCAGTGGATGGCCGAGACCCACCGCGGCCGCTACTACGCCAAGGCCCAGAACCTGGCCCGCACCGCCACCGCGGCCTACGACCAGGTCCTGGCCGGTCACGACCTGCTCGTCATGCCGACCCTTCCCCTCAAGGCAACCGAGCTGCCCGAGCCCGACTGCCCGGTCGAGGTCTACGTGGCCAGGGCCCTGGAGATGATCCCCAACACCGCCCCCTTCGACGTCACCGGCCACCCGGCCATGAACGTCCCCTGCGCCATCTCGGCGGGCCTGCCCGTCGGCATGATGCTGGTCGGCCGCCACGCCGACGAGGCCACCATCCTGCGCGCCGCCGACGCCTTCGAACGCCAGGTGTTCCGCCCCGACCGGCCGGCGCGGCCGCGGCTCACAAGGCGTGGCTAG
- a CDS encoding nuclear transport factor 2 family protein, producing the protein MPATTPEQIHRLFENRFNAGDLDGLMELYEPDAALIAQPGSVANGGEQARAALQGFLALKGRITLDTKLVVTVGELAYLANTWSLRGTGPDGNPVALGATTAEVARRQADGSWRYVIDNAWGDQAVAD; encoded by the coding sequence ATGCCCGCCACCACCCCTGAGCAGATCCACCGGTTGTTCGAGAACCGCTTCAACGCCGGCGACCTTGATGGCCTCATGGAGCTGTATGAGCCCGACGCCGCCCTGATCGCCCAGCCGGGCAGCGTGGCCAACGGCGGCGAACAGGCGCGCGCCGCCCTTCAGGGCTTCTTGGCCCTCAAGGGCCGCATCACCCTCGACACCAAGCTGGTGGTCACCGTTGGCGAGCTGGCCTATCTGGCCAACACCTGGTCGCTGCGTGGCACCGGCCCGGACGGCAATCCGGTTGCCCTGGGCGCCACGACGGCCGAGGTGGCCCGTCGCCAGGCCGACGGCAGCTGGCGCTATGTGATCGACAACGCCTGGGGCGACCAGGCAGTCGCCGACTAG
- a CDS encoding alpha/beta hydrolase, translating into MADTETAPQTGYAPVDGLRMYYELHGAGGRPLLLLHGGLFNIDLQFGPLLPGLAATRQVIAADFQGHGRTGDIDRPLTSANLASDVVGLLGHLGVAQVDVFGNSVGGAVALHLAINHPELVGKLVVSSVSFHPDGDRSENAEAVEALTVDAIAGTPMEQDYRAKSPNPDKLQELLDKLGQFDAGFPGWADADIEGIAAPTLITVGDCDAVRLEHAVRFLQLRGGDVNGDFVGVPASQLAVFPGTTHFFGLAKTDLVLGAVLPFLDAPLADARP; encoded by the coding sequence GTGGCTGACACCGAGACCGCACCGCAGACCGGCTATGCCCCGGTGGACGGCCTCCGGATGTACTACGAGCTCCACGGCGCTGGTGGCCGACCGTTGCTGTTGTTGCATGGTGGGCTGTTCAACATCGACCTGCAGTTCGGCCCGCTGCTCCCCGGGCTGGCCGCGACCCGCCAGGTCATCGCCGCCGACTTCCAGGGCCACGGACGGACCGGTGACATTGACCGGCCGCTCACCAGTGCGAACCTTGCCTCTGATGTGGTCGGGCTGCTCGGGCACCTGGGTGTCGCCCAGGTCGACGTCTTCGGGAACAGCGTGGGTGGCGCCGTCGCCCTTCATCTCGCCATCAACCATCCTGAGCTGGTCGGCAAGCTGGTCGTGTCGTCGGTGTCGTTCCATCCCGATGGTGACCGTTCGGAGAATGCCGAGGCGGTGGAGGCCCTGACGGTGGACGCCATCGCCGGGACGCCGATGGAGCAGGACTACCGGGCCAAGTCACCGAACCCTGACAAGCTGCAGGAGCTCCTGGACAAGCTGGGGCAGTTCGACGCGGGGTTCCCTGGCTGGGCCGACGCCGACATCGAGGGGATCGCCGCGCCGACGTTGATCACCGTGGGGGACTGCGACGCGGTGCGGCTCGAGCACGCGGTCCGGTTCCTGCAGTTGCGTGGTGGCGACGTCAACGGCGATTTCGTCGGGGTCCCGGCCTCGCAGCTGGCGGTGTTCCCAGGAACGACGCACTTTTTCGGGCTCGCCAAGACCGACCTCGTCCTGGGAGCGGTGCTGCCGTTCCTGGATGCGCCCCTGGCCGACGCTCGACCATGA